From the genome of Nocardia sp. NBC_01503, one region includes:
- a CDS encoding alpha/beta hydrolase has product MLVRKSAGLFAAAALALSLMSGLPGSVGTAHAEAAAHLDHIDREGQRQQVFYVYSAAMDRVIPLQILTAFDTSEPRPTLYLLNGAGGGEDLASWYNQTDIVQFLGAKNVNVVTPAVGAFSYYTDWQRDDPKLGRNMWETFLTRELPPIIDAQLHTSGVNAIAGVSMSATSVLYMAGTAPDLYRAVGSFSGCASTTDSFGRTYIDLVLARAGASPKNMWGSDDDPDWRDHDAILNAERLRGKAIYLSSATGLPGEAEAILPPYSVGQVASKANQMVLGGLIEAATNSCTHRLADRLAELDIPAQVEYRAAGSHTWHYWEQDLHRSWPMFAAALGVS; this is encoded by the coding sequence TTGCTCGTGCGTAAATCCGCGGGGCTCTTCGCAGCCGCCGCCCTCGCCCTGTCGTTGATGTCGGGCCTGCCCGGTTCCGTGGGAACAGCCCATGCCGAAGCCGCGGCCCATCTGGACCACATCGATCGCGAAGGACAACGCCAGCAGGTCTTCTATGTGTACTCCGCGGCAATGGATCGCGTTATCCCGCTGCAGATCCTGACCGCCTTCGATACCAGCGAACCCCGGCCCACCCTGTACCTGCTCAATGGCGCGGGCGGCGGCGAGGACCTCGCCAGCTGGTACAACCAGACCGATATCGTGCAGTTCCTCGGTGCGAAGAATGTGAACGTGGTGACCCCGGCGGTGGGCGCGTTCTCGTACTACACCGATTGGCAGCGCGACGATCCCAAGCTCGGGCGCAATATGTGGGAGACCTTCCTGACGCGTGAGCTGCCGCCGATCATCGACGCGCAACTGCACACCTCGGGCGTGAATGCCATCGCGGGGGTATCGATGTCGGCGACCTCGGTGCTGTACATGGCCGGCACCGCCCCCGACCTCTACCGCGCCGTCGGATCGTTCAGCGGTTGCGCCTCCACCACCGATTCCTTCGGCCGCACCTATATCGACCTGGTGCTGGCGCGCGCGGGCGCGAGCCCGAAGAATATGTGGGGCAGCGACGATGATCCGGACTGGCGCGATCACGACGCGATCCTCAATGCGGAACGCCTGCGCGGCAAGGCAATCTATCTCTCCAGCGCGACCGGGCTGCCGGGTGAGGCCGAGGCGATCCTGCCGCCGTACTCCGTCGGGCAGGTAGCGAGCAAGGCCAATCAGATGGTGCTGGGCGGGCTCATCGAGGCCGCCACCAACTCCTGTACCCATCGCCTCGCCGACCGACTGGCCGAACTCGACATTCCCGCGCAGGTCGAATATCGGGCCGCCGGATCGCATACCTGGCATTACTGGGAGCAGGATCTGCATCGATCCTGGCCGATGTTCGCGGCGGCGCTCGGCGTCTCCTGA
- a CDS encoding DUF7873 family protein has product MTRLNQIVAVEKGIKSRTFSELTEAHHLLAKNPLLSGISRTYRPKDEEGEQLPPESTRVQVKSEEVLRTTAEILTKLFDVVATKDWANCAATADVVVDGRTLVKDAPVTYLLFLEKQLVDLHTFVRKLPVLDAAESWEYDASADCYATEPVQTVRTKKIPRNHVKAEATEKHPAQVEVYHEDVVVGYWRTTKFSGALPAKRVNDLADRVEKLQQAVKFAREEANNAEITQRKPGEEIFGYLFG; this is encoded by the coding sequence ATGACGCGTTTGAATCAGATTGTCGCCGTGGAGAAGGGGATCAAGTCCCGCACTTTTTCCGAGCTCACCGAGGCCCATCACCTGCTGGCCAAGAACCCGCTGCTGAGCGGGATTTCGCGGACCTATCGCCCCAAGGACGAAGAGGGTGAGCAGTTGCCGCCCGAATCGACTCGGGTGCAGGTGAAGTCGGAGGAAGTGCTCCGGACCACGGCCGAGATTCTGACCAAACTGTTCGATGTCGTCGCGACCAAGGATTGGGCGAACTGCGCGGCGACCGCCGATGTGGTGGTGGACGGCCGGACGCTGGTGAAGGACGCACCGGTCACCTATCTGCTGTTCCTGGAGAAGCAGCTGGTGGATCTGCACACCTTCGTGCGCAAGCTGCCGGTGCTCGATGCCGCCGAATCGTGGGAGTACGACGCCTCGGCGGACTGCTACGCCACCGAACCGGTACAGACGGTGCGCACCAAGAAGATTCCGCGCAATCACGTGAAAGCCGAAGCGACGGAGAAGCATCCGGCGCAGGTCGAGGTGTATCACGAGGATGTGGTGGTCGGATACTGGCGCACCACCAAGTTCTCCGGCGCGCTGCCCGCCAAGCGGGTCAACGATCTCGCCGATCGCGTCGAAAAGCTGCAGCAGGCAGTGAAGTTCGCGCGCGAGGAGGCCAACAACGCCGAGATCACCCAGCGCAAGCCGGGTGAGGAGATCTTCGGATATCTGTTTGGCTGA
- a CDS encoding gluconokinase, with translation MSVGDPHIVVVMGVSGSGKSTVAAMLAETLGWDLLEGDDLHPAANVAKMAAGHPLADADRQPWLEAIAAWMADHLATGRSGLVTCSALKHSYRDTLRRAAIGHPGDITFLLLHGTREQLRARVTARKDHFMPPGLLDSQLDTLEPPTPDEHIITVEIGPPPAEVAVTALAAVRKRTGGAG, from the coding sequence ATGTCGGTTGGTGACCCGCACATCGTCGTAGTCATGGGCGTCTCCGGATCCGGGAAGTCGACGGTGGCTGCCATGCTCGCCGAGACCCTCGGCTGGGATCTGCTCGAGGGCGACGATCTGCACCCCGCCGCCAATGTCGCCAAGATGGCGGCCGGACACCCCCTCGCCGACGCCGACCGCCAACCCTGGCTGGAGGCCATCGCCGCCTGGATGGCGGATCATCTCGCCACCGGCCGCTCGGGCCTGGTCACCTGCTCGGCTCTCAAGCACTCCTACCGGGACACCTTGCGCCGCGCCGCGATCGGCCACCCGGGCGATATCACCTTCCTGCTGCTGCACGGCACCCGCGAGCAACTGCGAGCCCGCGTCACCGCCCGCAAGGATCACTTCATGCCACCGGGACTGCTGGACTCCCAACTCGATACGCTGGAGCCCCCGACCCCGGACGAACACATCATCACCGTCGAAATCGGCCCTCCCCCAGCCGAAGTCGCCGTCACCGCGCTCGCGGCGGTCCGGAAAAGGACGGGCGGGGCCGGGTGA
- a CDS encoding HugZ family pyridoxamine 5'-phosphate oxidase — translation MPLDHGDPGDAPSTPQPLTEVVNAQRPTPAEEARSVVAATNTATLASLTADGAPWASFVTYGLLDGQPVLCVSRLAEHGRNLAGDPRASLSIVTPDLPSDPLAGTRVTLAGRVEQPRGEEAAAAREAHLAAVPSAKYYIDFSDFTVWVLRVERVRWVGGYGRMDSATDTDYLAASPDPIVSVAGRAITHLNDDHADALLDMAKARGGYPDATAAVCERADRYGLDLRVTTPRGIAVTRVGYLAPIDSIGELRSATVELTRVSREA, via the coding sequence GTGCCTCTCGACCACGGTGATCCCGGTGATGCCCCCTCGACCCCGCAGCCACTGACCGAGGTCGTGAACGCGCAGCGGCCGACTCCGGCGGAGGAGGCCAGAAGTGTTGTGGCGGCGACCAATACCGCGACACTGGCCTCGCTGACCGCCGATGGCGCGCCGTGGGCGTCCTTCGTCACCTACGGGCTGCTCGATGGTCAACCGGTGCTGTGCGTTTCGCGGCTGGCCGAGCACGGGCGCAATCTCGCCGGTGATCCCCGCGCCAGCCTCTCGATCGTCACCCCCGATCTGCCGTCGGATCCGCTGGCCGGAACCCGGGTGACGCTGGCGGGCCGAGTCGAACAACCGCGGGGTGAGGAGGCGGCCGCCGCGCGCGAGGCGCATCTGGCGGCGGTGCCCTCGGCCAAGTACTACATCGATTTCAGCGATTTCACCGTATGGGTGCTGCGCGTGGAGCGGGTGCGCTGGGTCGGCGGCTACGGTCGCATGGACTCCGCCACCGATACCGACTACCTGGCCGCGAGCCCCGATCCGATTGTCTCGGTTGCCGGTCGCGCCATCACGCACCTCAATGACGACCACGCGGACGCGCTGCTGGATATGGCCAAGGCGCGCGGCGGCTATCCCGATGCCACCGCCGCGGTCTGCGAGCGTGCCGACCGCTACGGCCTGGACCTGCGCGTCACCACCCCGCGCGGTATCGCCGTGACTCGCGTCGGTTATCTCGCGCCCATCGACTCGATCGGTGAACTGCGCTCGGCGACAGTCGAATTGACCCGGGTGTCACGGGAAGCCTGA
- a CDS encoding alpha/beta fold hydrolase yields the protein MRVGVRSILGFGLAAAVLAGVVTGCGGSSNERAATPRWCPSVEGHAVDCGVIQRPLIEGRAELGTVDIGYARIKHTTEGAAAGTILPNPGGPGVPMIGHAPEAAKLAAAMLDRYDVLLIDPRGTGVSSPIDCGVGADEYQLGTREEQRQAVARCARQLGAKAQGYTSAATVDDFDAVRAHLGIDKVIPYGISYGTYLMPIYAQRHPERVQSMVLTGAYPHDTDQLQRPNAQAVSLALQRICERSQVCDGNTAVNDLSAVATRLRDKPLTVQGKGQLLLTESKLASLVFEAATSNVGADPRAMTPLGMLPAALHAAVRGDDTRLIEFTRLTTDEPAYENIGLYITVVCNDYAPIWSPEADLPQREQQYRDALAQADGFGAFSAQGFAGGQRDGGDACINWSADKDHQRPDQVHTPMPDVPVLVLSGDLDAITPDANGKRVAAKFAHATFLSVPNTGHVPDLEPSGCVIGIIDHFVRTGIAAATDCVAAIPPIAVAPVTN from the coding sequence ATGCGCGTCGGAGTGCGATCGATACTGGGGTTCGGTCTGGCCGCGGCCGTGCTGGCCGGAGTGGTCACCGGCTGCGGCGGGTCCTCGAATGAGCGGGCGGCGACCCCGCGGTGGTGCCCGTCCGTCGAGGGCCATGCCGTGGATTGCGGTGTGATCCAGCGGCCACTGATCGAGGGCCGGGCGGAGTTGGGCACCGTCGATATCGGATACGCCCGGATCAAGCACACCACCGAGGGTGCGGCGGCGGGGACCATCCTGCCGAACCCGGGCGGGCCGGGCGTGCCGATGATCGGGCATGCCCCCGAGGCGGCGAAACTGGCCGCCGCCATGCTCGATCGGTACGACGTCCTGCTGATAGATCCTCGGGGAACCGGGGTTTCGAGCCCGATCGACTGCGGCGTCGGCGCGGACGAGTATCAACTGGGCACCCGCGAGGAACAGCGCCAGGCTGTCGCACGATGCGCGCGGCAGCTCGGTGCGAAGGCGCAGGGCTACACCTCGGCCGCGACCGTCGACGACTTCGACGCCGTGCGTGCGCATCTGGGCATCGACAAGGTGATCCCGTACGGCATCTCCTACGGGACCTACCTGATGCCGATCTACGCGCAGCGGCATCCCGAGCGAGTGCAGTCGATGGTGCTGACGGGCGCGTACCCGCACGACACCGATCAGCTACAGCGGCCCAACGCGCAGGCGGTTTCCCTTGCCCTGCAACGTATTTGCGAACGCAGCCAAGTTTGTGACGGCAATACCGCCGTCAATGATCTGAGTGCCGTCGCCACCCGGCTGCGGGACAAGCCGCTGACCGTTCAGGGCAAGGGCCAGCTCCTGCTCACCGAATCCAAGCTCGCCAGTTTGGTTTTCGAGGCGGCGACCAGCAATGTCGGCGCGGACCCGCGGGCCATGACCCCGCTCGGCATGCTCCCGGCGGCCCTGCACGCGGCCGTCCGCGGCGATGACACCCGGCTGATCGAATTCACCCGCCTCACCACCGACGAACCGGCGTACGAGAACATCGGCCTCTATATCACCGTGGTCTGCAACGACTATGCGCCGATCTGGTCGCCCGAGGCGGATCTCCCGCAGCGTGAACAGCAGTATCGCGATGCGCTCGCCCAGGCGGACGGCTTCGGTGCCTTCAGCGCGCAGGGCTTCGCCGGGGGTCAGCGCGATGGCGGTGACGCCTGCATCAACTGGTCTGCCGACAAGGATCACCAGCGCCCGGATCAGGTGCACACCCCCATGCCGGATGTTCCGGTGCTGGTGCTCTCCGGTGACCTGGATGCCATCACCCCGGATGCCAACGGCAAGCGGGTAGCCGCGAAGTTCGCGCACGCGACCTTCCTCTCGGTGCCGAACACCGGCCATGTCCCGGACCTCGAGCCCAGCGGCTGTGTGATCGGCATCATCGACCATTTCGTCCGGACCGGTATCGCCGCGGCCACCGACTGCGTCGCGGCCATCCCGCCCATTGCCGTGGCCCCGGTCACGAACTGA
- a CDS encoding response regulator transcription factor gives MTSATVLVVEDDPNVRSTLEQLLRFEGYRVLLAEDGQAALDTLVADRPDMAVVDVVMPRLDGLSLCRALRRKGDRLPILVLTARHQVGDRVAGLDAGADDYLAKPFDTEELLARLRALLRRSAPDEPAVLTAADLTLDPATREVHRGARLLDLTRTEFDVLELLLRNQRVVLSRGQIYEHIWGFDFDTESRSLDVYIGYLRRKTEEGGAPRLIHTVRNVGYTIKTA, from the coding sequence ATGACTTCAGCGACAGTGCTCGTCGTCGAGGACGATCCGAATGTGCGCAGCACCCTGGAGCAGCTTTTGCGCTTCGAGGGCTACCGGGTGCTGCTCGCCGAGGATGGGCAGGCAGCCCTGGACACCCTCGTCGCCGATCGCCCGGATATGGCGGTGGTGGATGTGGTCATGCCGCGACTGGACGGACTCTCGCTGTGCCGGGCACTGCGCCGCAAGGGCGACCGGCTGCCGATTCTGGTGCTCACCGCCCGGCATCAGGTCGGCGATCGGGTCGCGGGCCTGGACGCCGGAGCCGACGACTATCTGGCCAAGCCATTCGATACCGAGGAGCTGCTGGCCCGGCTGCGCGCGCTGCTGCGGCGCAGCGCGCCCGATGAGCCCGCCGTACTGACCGCCGCCGATCTGACCCTGGATCCGGCGACCCGCGAAGTACACCGTGGCGCAAGGCTTCTCGACCTCACCCGCACCGAATTCGATGTGCTGGAACTACTCCTGCGCAATCAGCGAGTGGTGCTCTCACGCGGCCAGATCTATGAGCACATCTGGGGTTTCGACTTCGATACCGAATCACGTTCGCTCGACGTCTATATCGGCTACCTGCGCCGCAAAACCGAAGAGGGCGGCGCGCCGAGGCTGATCCACACCGTCCGCAATGTCGGCTACACCATCAAAACGGCATGA
- a CDS encoding HAMP domain-containing sensor histidine kinase, with product MKLRARLTLVAVAVTVAAIAIIIITAYRNVSPLVAAQVDRGLADRADTVLALLDTGAALPVRPDTTEQLLDADGTVRPLTPGRNPLPVNDSDREVARTGQGSTETNVDIGETAYGVLTTARPGGGAVMIGQNYAEVDRIDNEFLWRTAALTLVAVAAAALISWLAIGRILRPMRRLAHATQRITTTRDLSTVLPEAGNDEVGELTRDFNSMLAALRFSRAQQQRLVEDASHELRTPLTSVRGSAELLQRARGKLGPEDETQVLATLVQEAKALDALIAELVELATDQHTAESPAEVDLADLAQERAERSRRRTGRTITVHLENPATRTARPQALARCIDNLLDNAAKYSPLDTEIDLRVHACRLTVRDRGPGIDPAAQRAVFDRFYRADRTRATPGSGLGLAIVHDIVTAHGGTVFAANHPGGGAEVGFELPTSDRPSSLPPVSALGDDSAVR from the coding sequence ATGAAACTGCGCGCTCGACTCACCCTCGTCGCCGTCGCGGTGACCGTGGCGGCCATCGCGATCATTATCATCACCGCCTATCGCAATGTGTCTCCGCTGGTGGCGGCGCAGGTCGATCGCGGTCTCGCCGATCGCGCCGATACCGTGCTGGCGCTGCTGGACACCGGGGCCGCACTGCCGGTGCGGCCGGATACGACCGAGCAGCTACTCGACGCCGACGGCACCGTGCGACCGCTGACGCCGGGGCGAAATCCCTTGCCGGTGAACGACTCCGATCGCGAGGTCGCTCGCACGGGGCAGGGCAGCACCGAGACGAATGTCGATATCGGTGAGACCGCCTACGGGGTGCTCACCACGGCGCGCCCCGGCGGCGGTGCCGTCATGATCGGCCAGAACTACGCCGAGGTCGACCGCATAGACAATGAATTCCTGTGGCGCACAGCCGCACTCACCCTGGTCGCGGTGGCGGCCGCGGCCCTGATCAGCTGGCTCGCGATCGGCCGCATCCTGCGTCCCATGCGCAGGCTGGCCCACGCGACACAACGGATTACGACCACCCGCGACCTGTCCACCGTGCTCCCCGAGGCCGGTAACGATGAGGTCGGCGAACTCACCCGCGACTTCAACTCCATGCTCGCCGCGCTGCGCTTCTCCCGGGCGCAGCAGCAGCGCCTGGTCGAGGATGCCAGTCATGAACTGCGCACCCCGCTCACCTCCGTGCGCGGCAGTGCCGAACTCCTGCAACGCGCGCGCGGCAAACTCGGTCCCGAGGATGAAACCCAGGTGCTCGCGACCTTGGTTCAGGAAGCCAAGGCCCTCGATGCCCTCATCGCCGAACTCGTGGAACTCGCCACAGATCAGCACACCGCCGAATCGCCGGCCGAGGTCGATCTCGCCGACCTCGCACAGGAGCGTGCCGAACGCTCTCGCCGCCGCACCGGCCGCACCATCACCGTGCACCTGGAGAACCCAGCGACCCGCACCGCGCGCCCGCAGGCGCTGGCCCGCTGCATCGACAATCTGCTCGACAATGCCGCCAAGTACAGCCCGCTCGACACCGAGATCGACCTGCGCGTGCACGCCTGCCGCCTGACCGTGCGCGATCGCGGTCCCGGTATCGATCCGGCCGCCCAGCGCGCGGTCTTCGACCGCTTCTATCGTGCCGACCGCACTCGCGCCACCCCCGGATCCGGCCTGGGCCTGGCCATCGTGCACGACATCGTCACCGCGCACGGCGGCACCGTCTTCGCCGCGAATCACCCCGGCGGCGGCGCCGAAGTCGGCTTCGAGCTGCCCACATCGGATCGACCTTCATCGCTCCCGCCCGTATCCGCGCTGGGTGACGATTCGGCCGTGCGGTAG
- the gndA gene encoding NADP-dependent phosphogluconate dehydrogenase has translation MATSTARAQIGVTGLAVMGSNIARNFARNGYTVALHNRSIAKTDALLAEHGGDGDFVRTETVEEFVAALEKPRRVLIMVKAGDATDAVIEELAAAMEPGDIIIDGGNALYTDTIRREAAMAARGLNFVGAGISGGEEGALNGPAIMPGGPKESYESLGPMLESIAAQVDGVPCCTHIGPDGSGHFVKMVHNGIEYADMQLIGEAYNLFRDALGFDAKQIADVFTDWNSGELESYLVEITAEVLNQVDAKTGKPLVDVIVDAAEQKGTGRWTVKSALDLGVPVTGIAEAVFARALSGSRAQRKAAQGLASGQLTEKPTDVAEFTEAIRQALYASKIVAYAQGFDQIEAGSAEYDWDLHPGDLATIWRGGCIIRARFLNRIKEAYDADPNLPSLILAPYFREAIETAIDSWRRVVATATLLGIPVPAFASSLSYYDALRAERLPAALTQGQRDFFGAHTYERIDGPGKFHTLWSGDRSEVEA, from the coding sequence ATGGCGACCTCTACAGCGCGCGCCCAGATCGGCGTCACCGGCCTGGCGGTCATGGGTAGCAATATCGCCCGCAACTTCGCACGCAACGGTTACACCGTCGCGCTGCACAACCGCAGTATCGCGAAGACCGATGCGCTGCTCGCCGAACACGGCGGCGACGGCGATTTCGTGCGCACCGAGACCGTCGAGGAGTTCGTGGCCGCGCTGGAGAAGCCGCGCCGCGTCCTGATCATGGTCAAGGCGGGCGACGCCACCGACGCCGTCATCGAGGAGCTCGCCGCGGCCATGGAGCCGGGCGACATCATTATCGACGGCGGTAACGCGCTGTACACCGACACCATTCGCCGCGAGGCCGCCATGGCCGCGCGCGGCCTGAACTTCGTCGGCGCGGGTATCTCCGGTGGTGAGGAGGGCGCGCTCAACGGTCCCGCCATCATGCCCGGCGGCCCGAAGGAATCCTACGAATCCCTCGGCCCGATGCTGGAATCCATTGCGGCGCAGGTCGACGGCGTGCCCTGCTGCACGCATATCGGACCCGACGGCTCCGGCCACTTCGTGAAGATGGTGCACAACGGTATCGAGTACGCCGATATGCAGCTCATCGGCGAGGCGTACAACCTGTTCCGTGACGCTCTGGGCTTCGATGCCAAGCAGATCGCGGATGTGTTCACCGACTGGAACTCCGGTGAGCTGGAGTCCTACCTGGTGGAGATCACCGCCGAAGTGCTCAACCAGGTCGACGCCAAGACCGGCAAGCCCCTGGTGGACGTGATCGTCGATGCCGCCGAGCAGAAGGGCACCGGCCGCTGGACGGTCAAGTCCGCGCTCGATCTCGGTGTGCCGGTCACCGGTATCGCCGAGGCCGTCTTCGCGCGCGCCCTCTCCGGTTCGCGGGCCCAGCGCAAGGCCGCGCAGGGCCTGGCCTCGGGTCAGCTCACCGAGAAGCCCACGGACGTAGCCGAATTCACCGAGGCGATCCGGCAGGCGCTGTACGCCTCCAAGATCGTCGCGTACGCGCAGGGCTTCGATCAGATCGAAGCCGGTAGCGCCGAATACGATTGGGATCTGCACCCCGGCGATCTGGCCACCATCTGGCGCGGCGGTTGCATCATCCGGGCGCGGTTCCTGAACCGCATCAAGGAGGCGTACGACGCCGACCCGAATCTGCCCAGCCTGATCCTGGCCCCGTACTTCCGCGAGGCCATCGAGACCGCCATCGACAGCTGGCGGCGGGTGGTCGCCACCGCGACCCTGCTCGGAATCCCGGTGCCCGCCTTCGCATCCTCGCTGTCGTACTACGACGCGCTGCGCGCCGAGCGCCTCCCGGCGGCGCTGACCCAGGGGCAGCGTGACTTCTTCGGCGCGCACACCTATGAGCGCATCGACGGTCCCGGCAAGTTCCATACCCTGTGGAGCGGCGACCGCAGCGAAGTCGAGGCGTAA
- a CDS encoding DUF4189 domain-containing protein: MSLSRNAVLGTLGSTALALVTLGAGVAHAEPGSDGRYYGSMAAEVIDGKVHSIWATDFPGWADADAAALSRCVSGRCTIVARFADGCGSIAFRDGTVKGGAGRTRADAERAAIAAFGPSVPTLSSSPTPAVIVSTQCTTNGG, from the coding sequence ATGTCACTGTCGCGCAATGCCGTTCTCGGCACGCTCGGATCGACCGCGCTCGCGCTGGTCACGCTGGGCGCGGGGGTCGCGCACGCCGAACCCGGTTCGGACGGCCGGTACTACGGCTCGATGGCCGCGGAGGTCATCGACGGCAAGGTGCACAGCATCTGGGCCACCGACTTCCCGGGCTGGGCGGATGCCGACGCCGCGGCGCTGAGCCGCTGCGTGTCGGGTCGCTGCACCATCGTGGCCCGATTCGCGGACGGCTGCGGCTCCATCGCCTTCCGGGACGGCACGGTGAAGGGCGGGGCCGGACGCACCCGCGCGGACGCCGAACGGGCCGCCATCGCGGCCTTCGGACCGAGCGTGCCGACGCTGAGCTCCTCGCCGACGCCCGCGGTCATCGTCTCGACCCAGTGCACCACCAACGGCGGCTGA
- a CDS encoding alpha/beta hydrolase, whose amino-acid sequence MTRTGSMATFGSAVVPVSASRQARLAATASVVGLRRINGVLPPNRVGIAAGRGLIAGVMAAFGPVLPGTRVTPVRSGAVRGEWVRAAGVAQGDRAIYYIHGSGYVVCSARTHRGLASRLSKSTGLPVFLIDYRLAPEHRFPAAADDVESGYRWLLDNGYRAQDLVIGGDSAGGHLALDLLLQNLRGDIAQPAGVFMYSPVMDLTLTLAEQRDRELADPMAPAPVGRRLIELYTEGQQPDSPRLRLTIPAGAALPPLLVQASAGEMLADDARHLHRMASAAGVDCELELWPGRIHVFQALPLLVPEAAQALRRTRQFIHTALDDARPAKAS is encoded by the coding sequence ATGACGAGAACAGGGTCAATGGCGACCTTCGGATCGGCGGTGGTACCCGTATCGGCCTCGCGACAGGCGAGGCTGGCGGCAACCGCGTCGGTGGTCGGACTGCGACGGATCAATGGGGTGCTGCCACCGAATCGGGTGGGCATCGCGGCGGGGCGAGGGCTGATCGCCGGGGTGATGGCGGCCTTCGGGCCGGTACTGCCGGGCACCCGGGTCACCCCGGTGCGCTCGGGCGCGGTGCGCGGCGAATGGGTGCGCGCGGCCGGGGTCGCCCAGGGTGACAGGGCCATCTACTACATTCACGGCAGCGGATACGTGGTGTGCTCGGCGCGCACGCATCGCGGACTGGCCTCGCGGCTGTCCAAATCCACCGGGCTGCCGGTCTTTCTGATCGACTACCGGCTCGCACCCGAACATCGATTCCCGGCGGCGGCCGACGATGTCGAGTCCGGATACCGGTGGCTGCTCGACAATGGTTATCGCGCACAGGATCTGGTCATCGGCGGAGACTCCGCGGGCGGACATCTGGCACTGGATCTGCTGCTGCAGAATCTGCGCGGCGATATCGCGCAGCCCGCCGGGGTTTTCATGTACTCGCCGGTCATGGATCTCACCCTCACCCTGGCCGAACAGCGGGATCGCGAACTGGCCGATCCCATGGCTCCCGCTCCGGTCGGACGGCGGCTGATCGAGCTCTATACCGAAGGGCAGCAGCCGGATTCACCGCGTCTGCGACTGACCATCCCCGCCGGAGCGGCGCTGCCGCCGTTGCTGGTGCAGGCCAGTGCGGGGGAGATGCTCGCGGACGATGCCCGCCACCTGCATCGGATGGCGTCCGCCGCCGGAGTCGACTGCGAACTCGAACTCTGGCCCGGCCGGATTCATGTCTTCCAGGCCCTGCCGCTGCTGGTTCCCGAAGCGGCACAGGCGCTTCGGCGCACCCGGCAGTTCATTCACACCGCGTTGGACGACGCGCGACCCGCGAAAGCGAGCTGA
- a CDS encoding SDR family NAD(P)-dependent oxidoreductase, producing MGILDGVLPVLGPRRTHNAKAVVTGAGSGIGRAFALEIAARGGEVLCADIDKDRADDTVKLIQRTHGRTAHAVCCDVSRREDVQSLAMHAELVLGGSPTLVINNAGVGIGGKPVGDIGFDDWQWALGINLWGVVHGCEIFAPQLRAAGHGGIINVASAAGFAAAPGMAVYNVSKAGVMSLSETLAAELSGSGVAVTVLCPTFVKTNVVRDGRIGSASSRLADELMRRTGFSPERVARTTLDAHDHGRLYVLPQLDAHAVWLLKRGFPALYAHALGVLNRVLPQSDSAPAALKTGV from the coding sequence ATGGGAATTCTCGACGGTGTGCTGCCGGTCCTCGGACCACGTCGCACACATAATGCGAAAGCCGTGGTGACCGGTGCCGGAAGCGGGATCGGACGGGCCTTCGCACTCGAAATCGCCGCGCGCGGTGGGGAAGTGCTCTGCGCCGATATCGACAAGGATCGCGCCGATGACACCGTGAAGCTGATCCAGCGCACCCACGGTCGCACCGCGCACGCCGTGTGCTGCGATGTGTCCCGGCGCGAGGATGTGCAGAGTCTGGCCATGCACGCCGAGCTCGTCCTCGGCGGCTCGCCCACCCTGGTGATCAATAACGCCGGTGTCGGTATCGGCGGAAAACCCGTGGGTGACATCGGATTCGATGATTGGCAGTGGGCGCTGGGCATCAACCTGTGGGGTGTGGTGCACGGCTGCGAGATCTTCGCGCCACAGCTGCGCGCGGCCGGGCACGGCGGGATCATCAATGTCGCCTCGGCCGCGGGTTTCGCCGCCGCACCAGGCATGGCGGTCTACAACGTCTCCAAGGCCGGGGTCATGTCCCTGTCCGAGACCCTGGCCGCCGAGCTCTCCGGCAGTGGCGTCGCGGTGACCGTGCTCTGCCCGACCTTCGTCAAGACCAATGTGGTGCGGGACGGCCGAATCGGTTCGGCCTCTTCCCGACTCGCGGACGAACTGATGCGCCGGACCGGCTTCTCGCCCGAACGCGTGGCCCGCACCACCCTCGACGCCCATGACCACGGCCGCCTCTATGTGCTGCCGCAGCTGGACGCGCACGCGGTCTGGCTGCTCAAGCGGGGCTTTCCCGCCCTCTACGCCCATGCCCTCGGCGTGCTGAATCGCGTTCTCCCGCAGAGTGATTCCGCACCTGCCGCACTGAAGACAGGAGTCTGA